A stretch of the Pseudanabaena sp. BC1403 genome encodes the following:
- a CDS encoding DUF561 domain-containing protein produces MSRLPLALATAFSRRNALKIISGIQNFDRNSVKMVVQAADRGGATFVDIAADAELIAIAKANCSLPICVSAVEAHKLAEAVANGADLVEIGNYDSFYAQGRIFTADEIIALTAETRALLPHTAISVTVPHTLPLDEQVTLAEKLEAIGADIIQTEGGTSSAPTHAGILGAIEKASPTLAAAHAISRAVSIPVLCASGLSNITAPMAIAAGASGVGVGSAVNQLNDVVSMIATVRALKESLGEVINSNVSK; encoded by the coding sequence ATGTCTCGTTTACCTCTTGCCTTAGCAACCGCCTTTAGCCGCCGCAACGCCCTCAAAATTATTAGCGGCATCCAAAACTTCGATCGCAACTCCGTGAAAATGGTCGTGCAAGCAGCCGATCGCGGTGGCGCTACTTTTGTTGATATCGCTGCTGATGCTGAACTAATTGCGATCGCTAAGGCTAATTGCTCTTTGCCTATTTGTGTATCCGCAGTCGAAGCTCATAAGTTAGCAGAAGCTGTTGCTAATGGTGCAGATCTAGTCGAAATCGGTAACTACGATAGTTTCTATGCGCAAGGTCGGATTTTTACCGCCGATGAAATCATTGCTTTGACTGCCGAAACTAGAGCATTATTGCCTCATACAGCCATCTCGGTAACAGTTCCTCACACCTTGCCTCTAGATGAGCAAGTCACTCTCGCTGAGAAACTCGAAGCGATCGGTGCTGACATCATTCAAACTGAAGGCGGCACAAGCTCGGCTCCAACTCATGCGGGTATCCTCGGTGCAATTGAAAAAGCATCACCTACTCTTGCTGCTGCCCATGCCATCAGCCGCGCTGTATCAATCCCCGTCCTTTGCGCTTCTGGCTTGAGCAATATCACTGCACCGATGGCGATCGCTGCTGGAGCTTCGGGTGTTGGTGTTGGTTCCGCAGTTAACCAATTGAATGATGTTGTTTCTATGATTGCGACTGTTCGCGCTCTGAAAGAATCATTGGGAGAAGTAATCAATAGTAATGTTTCAAAGTAA
- a CDS encoding ATP-binding cassette domain-containing protein, translating into MAMVTVEGLSKIYKIAVKDAGIAGTLRHFWHRQYRSIAAVKDISFAIASGEMVGFLGPNGAGKTTTLKMLTGLIHPSSGHVQVAGHIPFDRDTSFLQKITLVMGQKQQLIWDLPALDSLKMNAAVYDIPDKLFKHRLGELTEMLSLEGKLSQPIRKLSLGERMKAELLAALLHQPQVLFLDEPTLGLDVNAQASVREFLREYNQRYQATIILTSHYMADITALCKRVLLIHEGGLIYDGSLEGLHNNFAPYREVRVELSQPIIDPEGLQKYGQILNIDGQAVCFLVPREKLTKAVSQILAELEILDLSVNEPAIEEVIGRVFRAGSVEQK; encoded by the coding sequence ATGGCAATGGTTACAGTTGAGGGTTTGAGTAAAATTTATAAAATTGCGGTCAAAGATGCGGGAATAGCTGGCACTCTTAGACACTTTTGGCATCGTCAATATCGATCGATCGCAGCAGTTAAAGATATTTCCTTTGCGATCGCATCGGGGGAAATGGTCGGCTTTTTGGGGCCAAACGGTGCAGGCAAAACCACGACGCTAAAAATGCTAACGGGCTTAATCCATCCATCATCAGGGCATGTCCAAGTGGCAGGGCATATTCCCTTTGATCGAGACACGAGTTTTTTGCAAAAAATCACCTTAGTCATGGGGCAGAAACAACAATTAATTTGGGATCTGCCAGCCCTAGATTCTTTAAAAATGAATGCGGCGGTGTATGACATCCCTGACAAATTATTTAAGCATCGCCTCGGTGAGCTGACAGAAATGCTATCGCTGGAAGGTAAACTCTCGCAGCCTATACGCAAGCTCTCCCTCGGCGAGCGCATGAAGGCAGAATTATTAGCGGCTTTATTACATCAGCCCCAAGTTTTATTTTTAGATGAACCAACTTTGGGCTTAGATGTGAATGCTCAAGCAAGTGTGAGGGAATTTTTGCGGGAATATAATCAGCGCTACCAAGCGACGATTATATTAACAAGTCACTATATGGCAGACATTACGGCTTTATGTAAGCGGGTATTACTGATCCATGAAGGTGGTCTGATCTATGATGGCAGCCTCGAAGGACTGCATAATAATTTTGCACCTTATCGAGAAGTGCGCGTGGAGCTATCCCAACCAATTATCGATCCCGAAGGTTTACAGAAATATGGTCAAATCTTAAATATTGATGGTCAAGCAGTTTGTTTCTTAGTGCCACGAGAAAAATTAACTAAGGCTGTTTCGCAAATTCTTGCCGAATTAGAAATTCTGGATCTCTCGGTAAACGAACCTGCGATCGAAGAAGTAATCGGTCGTGTTTTTCGTGCTGGTAGCGTCGAGCAGAAGTAA
- a CDS encoding PleD family two-component system response regulator, with product MVKVLVVDDSPMVLEMVSAHLKQHGIEVTEANNGAEAVEKLKAFTPDLVVTDVVMPQMNGYELCRWIKNNASTKNVPVIMCTTKSEEFDKYWGMKQGADAYLTKPYHPPELIKTIKQLLNQIN from the coding sequence ATGGTAAAAGTCCTCGTAGTGGACGATAGTCCGATGGTGTTGGAGATGGTCTCAGCACATTTGAAACAACACGGTATAGAAGTTACGGAAGCAAATAACGGTGCTGAGGCAGTTGAAAAGCTCAAAGCTTTTACTCCCGATCTCGTTGTTACCGATGTGGTCATGCCTCAAATGAATGGGTATGAGTTATGCCGTTGGATAAAAAATAATGCCTCTACGAAGAATGTACCCGTAATTATGTGTACAACCAAAAGTGAGGAATTTGATAAGTACTGGGGCATGAAGCAGGGGGCAGATGCTTACTTAACTAAGCCCTATCATCCACCTGAATTAATCAAAACAATTAAGCAGTTACTTAACCAAATCAACTAA
- a CDS encoding phosphate-starvation-inducible PsiE family protein — MQHSVDPDKDQLITTWDGKVVRSRIVKTLELVQDAIAISLCIGLFCVMVLQLKEIFLSLITTLHFHDITADILFILILVELFRLLIIYLQEQRVSIGVSVEVTIVSVLREVIVKGLLEVEWKQVMATCAFLIALALLLVVRVWLPPTFEGVDPQQIASARRRDKKITE, encoded by the coding sequence ATGCAGCATTCAGTTGACCCAGATAAAGATCAGCTAATCACTACATGGGATGGCAAAGTTGTGCGTAGTCGAATTGTCAAAACTTTAGAGTTGGTACAAGACGCGATCGCGATCTCTCTTTGTATTGGACTGTTTTGCGTCATGGTGTTGCAACTTAAAGAGATTTTTCTATCGTTAATAACCACCTTGCACTTTCATGACATCACAGCAGATATTTTATTCATCCTCATTTTAGTGGAATTATTTCGGCTATTAATTATTTATCTTCAAGAACAGCGAGTTTCGATAGGAGTTTCCGTAGAAGTCACCATCGTTTCTGTATTGCGAGAAGTGATTGTTAAAGGATTGTTAGAAGTCGAATGGAAGCAAGTCATGGCTACATGTGCTTTTTTAATTGCTCTAGCCCTACTATTAGTAGTCAGGGTTTGGTTGCCGCCCACATTTGAAGGCGTTGATCCTCAACAAATAGCCTCCGCACGACGCAGGGACAAAAAAATTACCGAATAA
- a CDS encoding DUF72 domain-containing protein translates to MDFKFYLGCAVWAYKGWVGDFYPRGSRSTEFLQLYSDRLVTVEVNSTFYVIPDRQTVERWAKDTPANFKFCPKFPKQLTHNGLLLPYLDQALHFLGLMSGFGDRLGVLFVQLPPSYSPVNFVDLESFLRALPTKNYQIALEVRHGDWFKAPHCDRLNALLQKLGIGRVLLDSRPIYDLPLGDEIDPALSIPVQQERRKPNLPLQPLVTAPFSIVRFISHPDRDLNIRFWQEWVTYLQEWLANGTQIYFFMHCPIEERSPHNAKYFQEMLEKANVPVPALPWNDLTPPPQQLTLF, encoded by the coding sequence ATGGACTTTAAATTTTATTTAGGCTGTGCGGTTTGGGCTTATAAAGGTTGGGTTGGTGATTTTTATCCTAGGGGGAGTCGCTCAACGGAGTTTTTACAGCTCTATAGCGATCGCTTAGTAACAGTAGAGGTAAATTCAACTTTTTATGTGATCCCCGATCGCCAAACTGTTGAGCGCTGGGCAAAGGATACTCCCGCAAATTTTAAGTTTTGCCCAAAGTTTCCAAAACAGTTAACCCATAATGGTTTGCTATTGCCATATCTGGATCAGGCGTTACATTTTTTAGGTTTAATGTCTGGATTTGGCGATCGCTTAGGTGTGCTATTTGTCCAACTGCCACCGAGCTATAGCCCAGTTAATTTTGTTGATTTAGAAAGTTTTCTCAGAGCTTTGCCGACAAAAAACTATCAAATTGCTCTAGAAGTCCGTCATGGGGATTGGTTTAAAGCGCCCCATTGCGATCGCCTGAATGCGCTATTACAAAAACTTGGTATTGGTCGAGTGTTACTCGATTCTCGACCAATATACGATCTACCCTTAGGCGATGAAATTGATCCCGCGCTGTCGATACCTGTGCAGCAGGAACGTCGCAAGCCAAATTTACCTTTGCAACCATTGGTGACAGCCCCCTTTAGCATTGTGCGTTTTATTAGCCATCCCGATCGCGATTTAAATATTCGCTTTTGGCAAGAATGGGTGACTTATTTGCAAGAATGGTTAGCCAATGGAACTCAAATTTATTTTTTTATGCATTGTCCTATCGAAGAGCGATCGCCGCATAATGCTAAATATTTTCAGGAAATGTTAGAAAAAGCAAATGTTCCTGTGCCAGCATTGCCTTGGAATGATCTAACTCCGCCACCGCAACAATTAACACTATTTTGA
- a CDS encoding DoxX family protein yields MLTIKSVLRVLLAIFMITAGTLHWVTPDPFVKIVPSFLPYPLALVYISGVFEILGGVGLLVPPVSQAAAWGLIALFIAVFPANINMAVNRIQMDGIPDSDLLRWGRLPLQAVLIAWAWWYTKKI; encoded by the coding sequence ATGCTCACAATTAAATCAGTTTTACGGGTCTTGCTTGCGATATTCATGATCACAGCAGGGACACTGCACTGGGTAACGCCCGATCCCTTTGTGAAGATCGTTCCTTCTTTTTTACCTTATCCTTTAGCTTTGGTTTACATTAGTGGCGTATTTGAAATTTTAGGTGGAGTTGGCTTGTTAGTTCCTCCAGTCAGTCAAGCCGCAGCATGGGGATTGATCGCCCTATTCATTGCTGTATTTCCTGCCAATATCAACATGGCAGTTAATCGTATTCAAATGGATGGAATTCCCGACTCAGACTTATTACGATGGGGGCGGTTGCCATTGCAAGCAGTCCTCATCGCATGGGCTTGGTGGTATACCAAGAAGATTTGA
- the otsB gene encoding trehalose-phosphatase, with protein sequence MKFLSSKLDLDSFFDSLAQAQERFLLLDYDGTLAPFRIKRDQAFPYPGVTELLNDIRQTQKTQIVIISGRAIQDLIPLLNLAPLPEIWGSHGWEHLDTNGKYTISLFDEATSEALSEAKDSINSLGLMSFCEQKPVSLAIHWRGLQSESMSSIQRQVEERWKELEKKSNLKIHSFDGGVELRISGKDKGTSVESIICNLNEGAKIAYLGDDATDEDAFRALKTKGLSVLVREELRSTDADLWIKPPDELIEFLTRWRQACLALS encoded by the coding sequence ATGAAGTTTTTGTCGTCGAAACTTGACTTGGATTCGTTTTTTGACAGCCTTGCACAGGCTCAAGAGCGTTTTCTATTGCTAGATTATGATGGGACTCTTGCACCTTTCCGTATTAAGAGAGATCAAGCTTTTCCCTATCCAGGTGTTACAGAATTGCTAAACGATATTCGTCAAACTCAAAAGACACAGATAGTTATCATTAGTGGACGTGCAATCCAAGATCTTATCCCACTCTTGAATTTAGCCCCTCTCCCAGAAATTTGGGGATCTCATGGTTGGGAACATTTAGATACCAACGGTAAATACACAATTTCACTGTTTGATGAAGCTACGAGTGAAGCACTCTCTGAAGCGAAAGACAGCATTAATTCGTTAGGTCTAATGAGTTTTTGTGAACAAAAGCCTGTTAGTTTAGCAATTCACTGGCGAGGTTTACAATCAGAGTCCATGAGTTCAATACAAAGGCAAGTTGAAGAGAGGTGGAAAGAACTAGAAAAGAAATCAAATCTTAAGATACATTCCTTCGATGGTGGAGTAGAGCTACGTATTTCAGGTAAAGATAAAGGCACATCAGTAGAGTCAATTATTTGTAATTTAAATGAAGGAGCTAAAATTGCTTATCTTGGAGATGATGCTACAGATGAAGATGCATTTAGGGCACTAAAAACCAAGGGGCTGAGTGTTTTAGTACGTGAAGAATTACGTTCAACTGATGCTGATTTGTGGATCAAGCCACCTGATGAACTCATTGAGTTTTTGACAAGATGGAGACAAGCTTGTTTAGCTCTATCTTGA
- a CDS encoding mercuric reductase — MTQSQSYSSDRYEDFIQPVDAYNRDLIANVHPLDWVNPQPAAIYDLVVIGAGTAGLVVAAGAAGLGLGLKVALIEKNLMGGDCLNVGCVPSKCVIRSSRVVADMRDAAPFGINPPSHIDIDFAAVMERMRKIRAGISHHDSAERFRNLGVDVFLGSAQFINEKAIAVNNIQLRFKKAVIATGARAADPQITGLAEAGYLTNETVFSLTDRPKRLAVIGGGPIGCELAQAFHRLGCEVTLLHKNRHLLDREDADAAEIVQQKFIRDGLNLVLGCAIAKVEKTNTGKVIYYQQNGIINQIEVDEILVGAGRSPNVGLNLEAVGVDYDKRRGVIVNDYLQTTNPRIFAAGDICMNWKFTHAADAAARIVIKNTLFAPFGLGKSKLSDLVMPWVTYTDPEIAHVGLYAEEAKAKGLETSEIKIPFSSVDRAIYDGETEGFVKILHQRGSDRILGATIVARHAGEMISEITLAIATKQGLNALSGVIHSYPTQADAIKKAADVYRKTLLTPRTQSFLKFLTKFS; from the coding sequence ATGACTCAATCTCAATCATATTCAAGCGATCGCTATGAAGATTTCATTCAGCCCGTGGATGCTTATAATCGTGATTTGATTGCAAATGTACATCCTCTTGATTGGGTAAATCCTCAACCAGCAGCTATTTACGATTTGGTCGTGATTGGTGCGGGAACGGCGGGATTAGTCGTAGCAGCAGGAGCAGCGGGTTTAGGCTTGGGATTAAAAGTCGCCTTGATTGAGAAAAACTTGATGGGTGGTGATTGCCTAAATGTCGGCTGCGTTCCTTCTAAATGTGTGATTCGTTCGTCGAGGGTTGTTGCGGATATGCGCGACGCGGCTCCCTTTGGCATTAACCCACCGAGCCACATTGATATTGACTTTGCAGCAGTTATGGAAAGAATGCGCAAAATCCGTGCGGGTATTAGTCACCATGACTCCGCCGAGCGATTTCGTAATCTTGGTGTGGATGTGTTTCTAGGCTCGGCACAATTTATTAATGAGAAGGCGATCGCAGTTAATAATATACAATTACGCTTTAAAAAAGCCGTAATTGCAACAGGTGCAAGGGCTGCCGATCCTCAAATTACTGGGCTAGCCGAAGCTGGATATTTAACCAATGAGACTGTATTCTCGTTGACCGATCGCCCTAAAAGATTGGCGGTGATCGGCGGTGGCCCAATTGGTTGTGAATTAGCCCAAGCTTTTCACCGCTTAGGCTGTGAAGTGACATTACTGCATAAAAATCGGCATTTACTCGATCGCGAAGATGCTGACGCAGCGGAAATTGTCCAACAGAAATTTATACGTGATGGCTTAAATTTAGTGCTTGGTTGTGCGATCGCTAAAGTCGAAAAAACTAACACTGGTAAAGTCATCTATTATCAACAAAATGGAATTATTAACCAGATTGAAGTTGATGAAATTCTCGTCGGTGCAGGGCGATCGCCAAATGTGGGATTGAATCTGGAAGCTGTGGGCGTGGACTACGACAAGCGGCGTGGCGTAATCGTGAATGATTATCTCCAGACTACGAACCCACGTATTTTTGCCGCAGGAGATATTTGCATGAATTGGAAATTTACCCATGCCGCTGATGCCGCTGCGAGAATCGTGATTAAAAACACGTTATTTGCTCCCTTTGGTTTGGGCAAAAGCAAACTCAGTGATTTGGTAATGCCTTGGGTGACTTATACCGATCCCGAAATTGCCCATGTGGGCTTATATGCCGAAGAAGCTAAAGCGAAAGGTTTAGAAACCAGTGAGATTAAAATTCCTTTCTCTTCCGTCGATCGGGCTATTTATGATGGAGAAACGGAAGGGTTTGTCAAAATCTTGCATCAGCGTGGCTCAGATCGGATTCTCGGGGCAACAATTGTGGCGCGTCATGCTGGCGAAATGATTAGCGAAATCACTTTAGCGATCGCGACAAAACAGGGCTTAAATGCACTTTCTGGGGTGATCCATTCCTATCCCACTCAAGCTGATGCGATTAAGAAAGCCGCTGATGTCTATCGTAAAACTTTGCTCACTCCACGTACGCAGTCATTTTTAAAGTTCTTAACTAAATTTAGCTAA
- a CDS encoding cyclopropane-fatty-acyl-phospholipid synthase family protein, whose amino-acid sequence MTSTNLSPNTQSQITLVGDATFKGAIAYKATRLMAGAFNATQMALAEAYINGLEIPDSVFRSLLHTSMPILFKHYPSLLAPYEWVLQESDQLAESSRELMKVQYDMPQAMLNPMLGDWQVIYPKYSTGFWENGAIDLEESQKHMIDQVIERIEIVDGDHILDFGCGWGCVPNYIMSKFPNVRFTGLNLSHQQCEYMRHKMQDPESFLSSGRFTLHEGDLNEAQFTEKFDKILSIGVFCHVGNLTNAFQKLASFLKSDGKVFIHIITVRTPNHMSSGFTHKYIFPHGRYWNYDAVPNHNHDLKTIDRWYMNGINYHKTLTAWLERFDASQDVARSLDYGMDYAKFRRIWRFYLLLLGTIFVTCDGEYNGNGQYLLTKA is encoded by the coding sequence ATGACTTCTACGAATTTATCTCCAAATACTCAATCTCAGATCACTCTTGTGGGAGATGCAACGTTCAAAGGCGCGATCGCATACAAAGCGACACGATTAATGGCTGGAGCTTTTAACGCGACACAAATGGCTTTAGCTGAAGCCTATATTAACGGATTAGAAATACCAGACTCCGTTTTCCGATCGCTATTGCATACATCCATGCCAATTTTGTTTAAGCACTATCCTAGTCTACTAGCTCCCTACGAATGGGTGTTACAGGAATCAGATCAGCTTGCCGAGTCTTCACGAGAACTGATGAAAGTTCAGTATGATATGCCTCAAGCCATGCTGAATCCGATGCTGGGCGATTGGCAAGTCATTTATCCAAAGTACAGTACTGGATTTTGGGAGAATGGGGCGATCGATCTCGAAGAATCTCAAAAGCACATGATTGATCAAGTGATTGAACGCATAGAGATTGTGGATGGCGATCATATTTTGGATTTTGGTTGTGGTTGGGGCTGTGTACCTAATTACATCATGTCGAAGTTCCCTAATGTCCGTTTTACAGGACTGAACTTGAGTCATCAACAATGTGAGTACATGCGTCATAAAATGCAAGACCCAGAGAGCTTTCTGAGTTCAGGTCGATTCACTTTGCATGAAGGCGATTTAAACGAAGCACAGTTCACCGAAAAATTTGATAAGATTCTCTCTATCGGGGTCTTTTGTCATGTTGGCAATCTCACCAATGCTTTTCAAAAATTGGCATCTTTTCTCAAAAGTGATGGCAAGGTATTCATTCACATCATTACCGTGCGTACTCCAAATCATATGTCTTCTGGTTTCACTCACAAGTATATTTTTCCTCACGGGCGCTACTGGAATTATGACGCAGTTCCTAATCATAACCATGATCTTAAAACCATCGATCGCTGGTACATGAATGGCATCAATTATCACAAAACATTGACAGCTTGGTTAGAGCGGTTTGACGCTTCTCAAGATGTTGCTAGGTCTCTAGATTATGGCATGGACTACGCCAAGTTCCGTCGCATCTGGCGGTTCTATTTACTGTTGCTAGGTACAATTTTTGTGACTTGCGATGGTGAATACAATGGCAATGGTCAATATCTGCTGACTAAAGCATAA